TATAACAGCGACACAACTGTTGTTCAAACATATTAAGGCCCATGGTGGATTCAAGTGCGGCAAAGTAGACTTTAGTGGCTCGTGCTAATTACCATCCCACGGTACGTTTACGTAGTCAAAATGTGGCGAGACGTGGAAGCCAAAATGTGGATAAAAAACTACTAAAGCGCATCAAAAGTCACACTAAAAGGAGTCGGGGTGGGGGGCGCGGGCGACCGCCGTCAGAATACGCCTTAGTgtgagaaagaaaagaaagagggtggtgtgGTGGGGGAGGCGCCATTGCTCGCGAATTGGGGCACGGACGCTGCCTGGGACGCTAGCCGCGACGCTAGCTGGGACGTTTGCCCGGACGCTAACCCGGTGGTGACCCGGCGAGAACACGCCCGCCGCCTGCCCCTGACCAAATGCCCAAGTGAGCGAAATGCGGAAGAAGCGCGACgtccaacaacaaaaacaggtaACGGAGATACAAGGAGGAGAAAGTTGTTGACGGACTTACCGCTACTCTTTGGGGTCGGTGGTTAGCATAGCCGACTGGCCGGCCGCTCCAAACAAAAGCACTTCCAAATGGGCGCGCTCTCTCGTCGTCTTCTCCGTAACTAAACCTTAGTTACAGTATTCCACTCCACGAGATCTTCTTCGAGTAGTTGTGCTTCACGCCAACTTAAGGCTTCCTAAATCGCAGCTCTCGAGTGTGATGTGAAGTCGCCGGAAACGGCGTGCAATCCAAATCGATTGCAAGTGATTGACTGATCAGCCAGCACCCACAAGCTCCAACTCCGGTCCTCCTTGAGGGAACGCTTTACATTCAGCATCCTctcattggattggacgtctaattcCGTCAGTGGCAGGCATTTGTTTCCCCCCTGGGAAacagtacatgtttttttttgtccaaatgtttttattttgaaaaaaaaaaaaaacagctcaatGGCTCCCATAGTTGGCAATTGACATACAAACCATTTTGACAGGATTCTGGGATGAGGCCAACGGAGGCGGCGACGGCCGCATGAACGCCAGCCGAAACTGCGGGCCGGCGTGGAGCGGTCTGGCGGTGCTGGAGTCGGCGTCGGTGGCCGTCACGGCGCTGCTGGCGGGCCTGGGCAACCTCCTGATCGTGGCCACGCTCTACCGCCGGCCGTATCTGCTGACGCCCAGCAACAAGCTTGTCTTCAGCCTGACGCTGTCCAACCTGCTGCTGGCGGGCCTGGTGCTGCCCTTCGTGGCCGTCAGCTCGGCCAAGAGGGAGTGGCTCTTCGGCGTGGTGTGGTGCAACCTGACCGCCTTGCTCTACCTGCTGGTCAGCTCGGCCAGCGCGCTCACGCTCGGGGCCATCGCTGTGGACAGGTGgaaaaaatccttttaaaacaaaaaaaaaatcccatttttttttgacgaCCTTGGTGGGTGCAGGTACTACGCCGTGCTGTACCCCATGATCTACCCCAGCAAGATCACGGGCAACCGGGCGTCGCTGGTCATCGCTTACGTGTGGCTGCACTCGCTGGCCGGCTGCCTGCCGCCCCTCCTGGGCTGGTCGTCCTTCGAGTTCCACTGCTTCAAGCGCAGCTGCGCCGCCTCTTGGCACCGGGCGCCCGCCTACGCCGCCTTCTGGCTGGCCTGGTGCGTCCTGCCGCCCTTCCTGCTCATGCTGGGCTGCTACAGCGTCATCTTCCGCGTGGCCCGCGTCAAAGCGCGCAAGGTGCACTGCGGCGTGCCGagcgaggcggcggcggcgccgcgcGGCAACGGCCGCAAGGGCTCGgccgcctccacctcctccacctACTCGGGGAGCCAGTGCAAAGCCCTGGTGAccgtgctggtggtggtgggcgcCTTCTTGCTGACCTGGGGGCCCTACGTGGGGGTGGTGTGCGCCGAGGCCCTGTCGGGGCGGCGGGGCGCCGTCTCCCGGGGGCTGGAGACGCTGGCCGCCTGGCTGTCCTTCTGCAGCGCCGTGTGCCACCCGCTCATCTACGGGCTGTGGAACAAGACGGTGAGGAAGGAGCTCCTGGGCATGTGCTTCGGCCAGCGCTACTACCGGGAGTCCTTTGCCGCGCCCCCCCGCCGAGCCTCGCGACCCTTCAGCGTCTCAGACAGGATCACGGGTGGGTGGTGGGAAGGGGATTGGAGAGGGTGGCCCTGGACGCCAAGAAATCTAATGTGGCGCTTGTGTCTCGAGCAGATTTGGGGCTGTCGCCCCACCTGATGGCCGGCGGGGGGTCGGCGCCGCCCCCGGGGAGCAGCACCGGAGACACCGGCTTCAGCTTCTCTCAAGACTCCTGTGAGCAGCCGCCGATATACAAATCCCGTCCGATACCGGACGACGGAGCTCCTTTCCCCGGCAGGTACGGACACCATGCTGCTGGACAACTTTTCCGACGACGGCTCGTCGCGAGTGGgcgggaagaggaggaggagctcgGTGGCCTTCCAAGACCAGGCGGAGCAGCGTTCCAAAGGTGCGTCCGGCCTTTTTCCAGACCGCTTGGCGGAAAACCCAGCCTGACGGCCATGTCCCCGCCTCTCTAGCGGAGCACGCGGCGTCCGTGCACGCCACGGCCGAAGCGCCCGGCTCCCTGGACGCCTTCGCCGCCGGGCTGGCTCGGGCCATCCAGCGCGACGCCAAGCTGGCCCTCTTCGGGACGCGGCGGCAGAGCGAAGACGAGGGGATCGTCGGAGATGAGCGGAGGAGGCCGTCCGCTCCTCTAATCCAAGACGGCGTGGCTTTGCCGTGAAACCAAATGTCTTAGGGGTGTCCCGCCGACTGCTGACTTGGAAGACAAGGCTTCAGATCCCAAAAGTAGTTTTTTCTCTGCCGAGGGCTGCCCAAAGcagaatgaggaaaaaaagaaaagtgtcaAAGTACTCACATTTTGAAGAGACGTCAAAGAGAGAAAGTTGTTTGCGATGGACTGCGTGAAAAGTGCTTCCAAGCCCTTGGTTGACAAACATGAGGAATACgcaagattttaaaaagtacaaatgagAAAATCTTAAAACTTGTAACGTAGTCTTccagtgtatgttttttttatgtgtgtgcgtgttatTAGAAAGAAGCGCAATGACAGCGGCATCTTACCTCATGTTTAAATGGTACTACTTTACTGCATTGTAACTTGCATTGACTTTGGATATaaagttgttttctttctttccaacAGACATCTTTGAGacgctttattttttttcttccaaacgtTGAAAAAGACACTCTTTTGCAAGACAACCTCATATTTTGGACAAAACACCAACGACATACTCGTTAATATTGCACTTGGATCTTGCGTGGGCGCCACTCACCTTTTGCATTCAcgctcacgcacacacacacacacacacacgtgtacttCAACCTCTTAACACACCGTCGGCCGCTCGGGCCGGCTAACAAAGTCTCGCTTGGCGTCCCCGCCGGAGAGCGCCGCCGTTCCGGGCAAACGGGCGCTCTCCGGCAAAATGGGGAAAGAAAGTGGGCCGTCCGTCTACTGCTCGTCCTCTTGACCCGAACCTTCCGAGCGGTCGCCTTCGGCGCGGCCTGGCAGAGGGAGGGAGTCGGTAAGCCAATATGGCGGCCGCCACGGCTCGCCCGGCGGCCACGGCGGCGTACCCGAGTGGATGTGATTGAGGGACGCTAGCATTCGCAGCATGAAGGAGGCCGGCACCGTGATTGTGTTGCGCGTCTCTTCCAGCATCAGCTCGTTTCGCGTGATCACCTAAATCCAGCGCCACATTGGAAATCAACTTCACCTCTCCTACTTGAGGATAAACGACTGGTCCCACCTCGTCGGCCAGAAGCCTGTTGAACGACGGCGACTCCTCCCGCGGCGACCAGATCTTGATGTCGTAGTCGATCCCGGACGAGGCCAGAACTGGACGGGGGGAGACAAGCGTCAGAGCGGCAAATCTTGGGCCGGGACGGGCTCTTCCGGTGACCCACCGGGGTCGTAGGGGTGCGGCTGCAGGCAGTTGACCACGTGGTTGTCGGCCTCCAGGAGCATGAGGTGCTCGGCCGTGCGCCGGTCCCAGATGAAAATGTGGCCGCAGTCCGAACCGCTCATGACGAAACGCTCGCCCCAGAAGCACGACTCCTTGATCTGACGGAGACGGTGGAGGTCGTCCGGGGGTCCCGTCAAAGGCCATCCCTCGTCACATACCATGGTGCGGGAGTTGCGGTGGCCCTTGTAGAGCATCTTGACGGCGGGCCGGCGGATGTTCTGCGTCTCGCTCTCCTCCATCTCCCGTCGTTCTTTCCTCCGGCGAAAGAGCTCTTGGATGCGCGCCGCCGCCGAGCGTCTGGAGGGAATAATTGGAAGCCGCGTTGGCTTGGTCAAATGAACGCCAAGACAGCTTTCCGAGTGGCTCTTTGTCATCCTTTGGCCCCTCCCACCCTCAAACGGCCCAGGGGCTCTCGTGAGTCTAATGAACGTGGTGCCTTTGTTTGGCTACGCCGGGTGGGCATGCGGTGATACGCCTTTTGGCGGTCAACACACGCCAGCCAGTGCGGTCAGTGTCCGCATGCACAAAGCTTGGTTAGAGTTAGTGGGACGCACGCCTTTTGACCTTTGGCACACGGCGCCGTGGGTTACCTGATCATTCTATCTCCTACGGCGGATCCTCTGCAATTTGATCCAAAAGGGGCGCCGTGACAATCGCGTTCGACAATCCCGCCATTAaaagtagggggggggggggccgtTTCCGAGCTACCTTTGGCCCCGCCCTCTGAAGCGGGCGGACGGGACGGGGACCGGGTCGTCGTCGCTGTCGTCCGAGTCGCGGGCGGGACGGCCCTCTTCTCCGCCGGGCGCCCGCTCCCGTCCGCGACGCCCTCCCGAAGCGTCCTCCGGAAGGTCGGCCTcctcggccgccgccgccgcgccggCCGAGACGGGCGGAGCTAAGGGAACAAATCTCGCATTGTTTTTTCTGTCCTCGCCCAGCGACGTGGGCTCAAAAGAAATGACTCACGTCCTTCCGGCGCAGGGTTCTCCGTGGAAGTGCTTTGCAGGCCGCGCGTGGCGTCAGACGCTTTGGGATCGCCGCCGGATGTGCTGCCGGTGCCAATCCCGGTGCCGGTGCTGGtgccgacgccgccgccgccgctcctgAAGACGGAAACGCGATTCAGTTGAGCTTTAAGTGGGACTGACAAAACTCCCGGGTTTCTCGGAAAGCGGCAGAAATTCCAATTTGAAGACATTGCTTCACCCACCATTCGTCGGTGAAGTCCAACTTGATGGTGCTGCTGGTGGTTCCCTCCGAGCTGTAGTGGAGGCTGAGAACGGGCTCGGACGTGCCCGATCGCCCGGCGCCGGAAGCggcgggaggaggaggagcggcgGCGGCTCGGGCACTGGGCGCGTCCCCCGCCGAGGAGAGGGCGGCGGGAGGCGGCGCTCCTTCCCGAGCGTGCTCGCCGCTCTGCTCGTCCAGCGTCATGGAGCCCAGCTGCTCGTTGACCGCCGACGAGGGGGAATCTGCCCAATGTACAGACAATCTTTATCACTCAAAGCATTTGGCTTGCACAATGCTGCCAAAACCAAACCATTCCTTGTGGCGACCCGACTGAAAAACGCACACGCTGACAAAATCCATACTGGTGTTAATGGGTGGTCGGGACGTCCCATTCGGACTGCTCAAACCAAACGGGCGGTATATTGCCGGAGGATTAGTAGTCAAGGCGCAGGCCAAAAAGCTAGTGGGCTGGCTCGGGCCACGGGCTGAACAACCTGCTTGGCCTTGCTGCGTCTCCCGTCTCTGCGACTGCggcggcgaggaggaggagagggagggggcCGCTCGCCGGCCCTGTCCCGGGGGGTCGGCCAGGCGGAGCAACCTCTGCAAACGCCTACACACTAAACTTATGGGCAGCCGGCGAGGGCCGTAGTCTGACCCGGCCGGCCGAGGAGGGGGAAGGAGAAGAGAGAGCGCCGAGATTAGCCGCGTCCGTCCACAAAGCGCCGTTATTTGGCCCGGAGTCGCTAAATCCAGGGTCTGCGGCTACATTTGATCAGTGGATCGGTCGTGGCAGCCCAAAAGGGGAAACATTTACGTTTACCTCTTGTTCTATCGGAGGCCAATTTCCGGTCAATATCTATTAGACAAAAAGGGCCACTCACCCGATAGCGCCACATCCCCGCCGCTCGCGGTCCTCCCCGCGGCCGGTGTCGGATCCCGCGAAGCCGAGGCAGACGCCGCCGGACTCTGCGTGGACGACGCGCTCGTCGACGGAGCCGCGTCCGACGAAGATTGTGACGATGGCTCGGGCGGGGGAGCCGCCGCGGGGCTACTCGGCGCCGTGGGACCGCTCGCCGCCACCCGGGCGTCGGCCCGGGCAGGGGGAGGTTCGGGCCGGGCGCTGCTTCCTGCCCGAGAAGACGCA
Above is a window of Stigmatopora nigra isolate UIUO_SnigA chromosome 11, RoL_Snig_1.1, whole genome shotgun sequence DNA encoding:
- the LOC144203869 gene encoding G-protein coupled receptor 161-like, yielding MNASRNCGPAWSGLAVLESASVAVTALLAGLGNLLIVATLYRRPYLLTPSNKLVFSLTLSNLLLAGLVLPFVAVSSAKREWLFGVVWCNLTALLYLLVSSASALTLGAIAVDRYYAVLYPMIYPSKITGNRASLVIAYVWLHSLAGCLPPLLGWSSFEFHCFKRSCAASWHRAPAYAAFWLAWCVLPPFLLMLGCYSVIFRVARVKARKVHCGVPSEAAAAPRGNGRKGSAASTSSTYSGSQCKALVTVLVVVGAFLLTWGPYVGVVCAEALSGRRGAVSRGLETLAAWLSFCSAVCHPLIYGLWNKTVRKELLGMCFGQRYYRESFAAPPRRASRPFSVSDRITDLGLSPHLMAGGGSAPPPGSSTGDTGFSFSQDSCTDTMLLDNFSDDGSSRVGGKRRRSSVAFQDQAEQRSKAEHAASVHATAEAPGSLDAFAAGLARAIQRDAKLALFGTRRQSEDEGIVGDERRRPSAPLIQDGVALP
- the dcaf6 gene encoding DDB1- and CUL4-associated factor 6 isoform X2, yielding MSSSSNLLWDVNKRLIGNGEPNAIRTNYLGRRDFVQKLKLEATLNIHDGCVNTISWNETGEYILSGSDDTFLAITNPYNKKVKKSIRSGHRANIFSAKFMPHTNDQEIVSCSGDGIVYYTRTEKSADFNRQCQFTCHYGTAYEIMTVPNDPYTFLSCGEDGTVRWFDLRVKSSCTKEDCKDDILINCRRAATSISISPLMPYYLAVGCSDSSVRIYDRRLLGTRATGNYTGRGTTGMCVRFVPAHLADKSCRVTSLCYSADGREVLVSYSSDYIYLFDPKDDLARELKGPSQERREELRQPPVKRLRLRGDWSDTGPRARPESERERDGEQSPNVSLMQRMSDMLSRWFEEASEAQSSRGTRPQIGPTGSSARPEPPPARADARVAASGPTAPSSPAAAPPPEPSSQSSSDAAPSTSASSTQSPAASASASRDPTPAAGRTASGGDVALSDYGPRRLPISLVCRRLQRLLRLADPPGQGRRAAPSLSSSSPPQSQRRETQQGQADSPSSAVNEQLGSMTLDEQSGEHAREGAPPPAALSSAGDAPSARAAAAPPPPAASGAGRSGTSEPVLSLHYSSEGTTSSTIKLDFTDECGGGGVGTSTGTGIGTGSTSGGDPKASDATRGLQSTSTENPAPEGPPPVSAGAAAAAEEADLPEDASGGRRGRERAPGGEEGRPARDSDDSDDDPVPVPSARFRGRGQRGSAVGDRMIRRSAAARIQELFRRRKERREMEESETQNIRRPAVKMLYKGHRNSRTMIKESCFWGERFVMSGSDCGHIFIWDRRTAEHLMLLEADNHVVNCLQPHPYDPVLASSGIDYDIKIWSPREESPSFNRLLADEVITRNELMLEETRNTITVPASFMLRMLASLNHIHSGRAEGDRSEGSGQEDEQ
- the dcaf6 gene encoding DDB1- and CUL4-associated factor 6 isoform X1, with product MSSSSNLLWDVNKRLIGNGEPNAIRTNYLGRRDFVQKLKLEATLNIHDGCVNTISWNETGEYILSGSDDTFLAITNPYNKKVKKSIRSGHRANIFSAKFMPHTNDQEIVSCSGDGIVYYTRTEKSADFNRQCQFTCHYGTAYEIMTVPNDPYTFLSCGEDGTVRWFDLRVKSSCTKEDCKDDILINCRRAATSISISPLMPYYLAVGCSDSSVRIYDRRLLGTRATGNYTGRGTTGMCVRFVPAHLADKSCRVTSLCYSADGREVLVSYSSDYIYLFDPKDDLARELKGPSQERREELRQPPVKRLRLRGDWSDTGPRARPESERERDGEQSPNVSLMQRMSDMLSRWFEEASEAQSSRGTRPQIGPTGSSARPEPPPARADARVAASGPTAPSSPAAAPPPEPSSQSSSDAAPSTSASSTQSPAASASASRDPTPAAGRTASGGDVALSDYGPRRLPISLVCRRLQRLLRLADPPGQGRRAAPSLSSSSPPQSQRRETQQGQADSPSSAVNEQLGSMTLDEQSGEHAREGAPPPAALSSAGDAPSARAAAAPPPPAASGAGRSGTSEPVLSLHYSSEGTTSSTIKLDFTDEWSGGGGVGTSTGTGIGTGSTSGGDPKASDATRGLQSTSTENPAPEGPPPVSAGAAAAAEEADLPEDASGGRRGRERAPGGEEGRPARDSDDSDDDPVPVPSARFRGRGQRGSAVGDRMIRRSAAARIQELFRRRKERREMEESETQNIRRPAVKMLYKGHRNSRTMIKESCFWGERFVMSGSDCGHIFIWDRRTAEHLMLLEADNHVVNCLQPHPYDPVLASSGIDYDIKIWSPREESPSFNRLLADEVITRNELMLEETRNTITVPASFMLRMLASLNHIHSGRAEGDRSEGSGQEDEQ
- the dcaf6 gene encoding DDB1- and CUL4-associated factor 6 isoform X4, with the protein product MSSSSNLLWDVNKRLIGNGEPNAIRTNYLGRRDFVQKLKLEATLNIHDGCVNTISWNETGEYILSGSDDTFLAITNPYNKKVKKSIRSGHRANIFSAKFMPHTNDQEIVSCSGDGIVYYTRTEKSADFNRQCQFTCHYGTAYEIMTVPNDPYTFLSCGEDGTVRWFDLRVKSSCTKEDCKDDILINCRRAATSISISPLMPYYLAVGCSDSSVRIYDRRLLGTRATGNYTGRGTTGMCVRFVPAHLADKSCRVTSLCYSADGREVLVSYSSDYIYLFDPKDDLARELKGPSQERREELRQPPVKRLRLRGDWSDTGPRARPESERERDGEQSPNVSLMQRMSDMLSRWFEEASEAQSSRGTRPQIGPTGSSARPEPPPARADARVAASGPTAPSSPAAAPPPEPSSQSSSDAAPSTSASSTQSPAASASASRDPTPAAGRTASGGDVALSDSPSSAVNEQLGSMTLDEQSGEHAREGAPPPAALSSAGDAPSARAAAAPPPPAASGAGRSGTSEPVLSLHYSSEGTTSSTIKLDFTDEWSGGGGVGTSTGTGIGTGSTSGGDPKASDATRGLQSTSTENPAPEGPPPVSAGAAAAAEEADLPEDASGGRRGRERAPGGEEGRPARDSDDSDDDPVPVPSARFRGRGQRGSAVGDRMIRRSAAARIQELFRRRKERREMEESETQNIRRPAVKMLYKGHRNSRTMIKESCFWGERFVMSGSDCGHIFIWDRRTAEHLMLLEADNHVVNCLQPHPYDPVLASSGIDYDIKIWSPREESPSFNRLLADEVITRNELMLEETRNTITVPASFMLRMLASLNHIHSGRAEGDRSEGSGQEDEQ
- the dcaf6 gene encoding DDB1- and CUL4-associated factor 6 isoform X3; this translates as MSSSSNLLWDVNKRLIGNGEPNAIRTNYLGRRDFVQKLKLEATLNIHDGCVNTISWNETGEYILSGSDDTFLAITNPYNKKVKKSIRSGHRANIFSAKFMPHTNDQEIVSCSGDGIVYYTRTEKSADFNRQCQFTCHYGTAYEIMTVPNDPYTFLSCGEDGTVRWFDLRVKSSCTKEDCKDDILINCRRAATSISISPLMPYYLAVGCSDSSVRIYDRRLLGTRATGNYTGRGTTGMCVRFVPAHLADKSCRVTSLCYSADGREVLVSYSSDYIYLFDPKDDLARELKGPSQERREELRQPPVKRLRLRGDWSDTGPRARPESERERDGEQSPNVSLMQRMSDMLSRWFEEASEAQSSRGTRPQIGPTGSSARPEPPPARADARVAASGPTAPSSPAAAPPPEPSSQSSSDAAPSTSASSTQSPAASASASRDPTPAAGRTASGGDVALSDYGPRRLPISLVCRRLQRLLRLADPPGQGRRAAPSLSSSSPPQSQRRETQQGQADSPSSAVNEQLGSMTLDEQSGEHAREGAPPPAALSSAGDAPSARAAAAPPPPAASGAGRSGTSEPVLSLHYSSEGTTSSTIKLDFTDEWSGGGGVGTSTGTGIGTGSTSGGDPKASDATRGLQSTSTENPAPEGPPPVSAGAAAAAEEADLPEDASGGRRGRERAPGGEEGRPARDSDDSDDDPVPVPSARFRGRGQRRSAAARIQELFRRRKERREMEESETQNIRRPAVKMLYKGHRNSRTMIKESCFWGERFVMSGSDCGHIFIWDRRTAEHLMLLEADNHVVNCLQPHPYDPVLASSGIDYDIKIWSPREESPSFNRLLADEVITRNELMLEETRNTITVPASFMLRMLASLNHIHSGRAEGDRSEGSGQEDEQ